The Syntrophorhabdus sp. genome segment CGTCCACCGTTCCCACCGTCGACTGAGGACCGAAACCGGCGCTGCGAAGCCTCAAGGGGACAAATATCCTCTCCAGCACAAGCTCTTCCCAGGATCTGCCGGCAACGCGTTCGATCATGGCCCCGGCTATCATGTACCCCATGTTCGAATAGGCAAACTGCTTCCTGGGCGCGGCCGCGATGGGCTCGGTCAGGAACCTGGATAACATCCAGTAGCGCAGTTCCTTGAGGTCCAGATCTCCCTGCTCGAAAGATCCCTGGAGCAGTTTGCCGAACCGTTCATCGTCGGCGGATATCCCGCTGGTATGGGAAAGGAGCCCCTCCAGCGACACCTGGCCCCAGCCGGCAGCGAGGTTCTTTTTCAGCTCCGGGAATACCTCCTCAACTGTCGAATTCCAGCGAAGCTTGCCCGCTTCCACGTACATAGCCGCAAGAAGCGCCGTCATCGCCTTCGTGTCGGAGCCGATGTGAAAACGGTCCCCCGTCGTCACGGGGATCTCCCGTCCCGCCGCCTTCGTGCCGACCACTCCCATCGCCAGGACCTTCCCGTCCCTGACAACGGCAGCCCCAAGCGCCGGGATATCATGCCTGTCGAGATAGGGCTCCAGAATGACCTCCAGCGACGAAGGACCTTTCGTCATCTTCGGCTTCTCATACATGACCCTCTGGGCACGGGCATTCCCGGCCGTCAGGATCGCAAGAACGACAGTACAAACGAGGCAACACAGCATAAACGGCACTTTCCTTTTTTTCATCATCGAACAACCCCCTTTCGTCGGGACGCATTCCGGTGATCACTCCACCGGACAGAAGGATAATAGCCAACCGCAAGGAAGGATTCAAGGGTAAAGACCGTTTCAAGTTCCAGGTTTCAGGTTGAAGACAAATACGGTACAGGGTTCAGGACTTTGAGCCGGAACGCAGAACCCGCAACGGTTTTTTCCCCTGAAACCTGGAACCTGGAACTTGAAACGGTCTTTACCGGCTTCTTATTCTTTGACTTGTCTGTCTGAAAGCACATATACTTCACAGGTATCCGCCGCATCCGGCAAATCACGGCAAAGAGGTACACATGGAACTGGAACAGACATTCATGAACTTTCTTCTCCACCACCAGGAGAGGCACAACCGGACCTATCACTTCCTCATCCTCATGGACGCCATCATCAGCGCGGCAAAGCGCATCGAGCATTACTACATCACGGGGGCCTTGAAGGGAAACCTCGGGTGCACCGACAGGGTGAACGTCCAGGGAGAAGACGTGATGCAAATGGACGACATCGCCCACGAGATCATCATCCACTACCTCAGGACGACAGGCCGCGTCATACGGGCCGTCAGCGAGGAATCGAAGGACATCATCCCTCTCAATGAGAAAGGCGGGCGGTACTTCATCTATTTCGACCCCCTCGACGGC includes the following:
- a CDS encoding beta-lactamase family protein; the protein is MMKKRKVPFMLCCLVCTVVLAILTAGNARAQRVMYEKPKMTKGPSSLEVILEPYLDRHDIPALGAAVVRDGKVLAMGVVGTKAAGREIPVTTGDRFHIGSDTKAMTALLAAMYVEAGKLRWNSTVEEVFPELKKNLAAGWGQVSLEGLLSHTSGISADDERFGKLLQGSFEQGDLDLKELRYWMLSRFLTEPIAAAPRKQFAYSNMGYMIAGAMIERVAGRSWEELVLERIFVPLRLRSAGFGPQSTVGTVDAPLPHRIIDGKAKPMLAGPNADNPLVLGPAGTVHMSLQDFARWAIWNLGRGKRGPGLVRAETLAKLTTPVVD